One window of Paralichthys olivaceus isolate ysfri-2021 chromosome 20, ASM2471397v2, whole genome shotgun sequence genomic DNA carries:
- the anln gene encoding anillin isoform X10 produces MDPFTEKLLERTRARRENLQKKMADRPNAANRPIVKRPREPLADSNSVISEPVTDKAPQASSKPSPSKRLCSGEYVQPAAGEENQEPTMMRPVAQMVSDPPTDKKPPVMPGCRQSSSLERTATRPDVQSQPGQLKTVQPEPEKMAVTTASHNQSDKKTEMVAASPAPQSSKENLVEDSGPCAAGMKSRLQRLAEQRKCWDGNSTSDPLPDSTPLSLLKRPAEVQPAAVPSVSTGTPVGRKGRLANLAATIGSWEDDLSHANITKENTEEKPGKAVPKSAVRDATVAASPKPSVAKGYSAASSKSTSSYNQQDVYSPVKPNRVFPPSPQKDDVPAARPVLQSVTSPQKSSNQGMTSMSSPQKSYNHGMAFPSSPQKAGPSSTASVPSSPLKSQVPSRGLNLTASPQKPELRAKPAIVGPSVPQEKTNAGGPVVKSFLERFGERCQERNNPSSPVGGTIQTKTPTVTPSVTPNTRLVQERLKAAQAANTTTADLTQKQRMERESELAKIRSRFQKGNNMWKNKDEATETKMNTDIKVVTPVESEVAPCEPQDEFTPSISTKTPGPVLAVSPPALTSSPLRIGYTEEKATDETPENEEVVTEIEMNVDQSINSAVINDLFDGVLEQSEDDEDDEEDALNISSMSLLTPLAETVAAVVRSPERKMMTSTPASSFIVKSPESDSKPSKFQRANIRPGSSDSVEAPDEDHKLPYSISAYRSTRVKETERPHMKQVIVRKEDVSHRAEEPRGSAPFSVKQKIKILTNEMNLQQTVIHQASQALNCCTDEEHGKGSQVEAEAERLVLVAMERREALKTELDRLKGGAAGQKKTPAAPESTNMSASRGSITLQELRLPLKADFVCSIANKPESTKHSFFIMIRAGAENNVATPLASTHRGLSGDTLTFPTKFTISDVSSDFVIDIQVYCLVQKRDVCSDKKKKPSKSKAITPKRLLGITKSVQTPVLASPGGPNAVRTSNFVLVGSHKLTLSSIGKIKFPLEKIKYEGCERELLSDMFHTKVPFLCPLEGHIYLKMQCEVGSKVEERGFLTMFEDVSGFGAWHRRWCVLSGYYISYWTYPDDEKCKNPIGRINLANCTSKRVEPVNREFCARPNTFELITVRPQKEDDKETLVSQCKNTMCVTTNWLSADTKDERNLWMKKLNQIVVDLRMWQPDACYRPL; encoded by the exons ATGGATCCTTTTACTGAG AAACTTTTGGAGCGGACTCGGGCTCGCAGAGAAAACCTCCAGAAGAAAATGGCAGATAGACCAAATGCAGCAAACAGACCGATAGTAAAAAGGCCCAGAGAGCCATTAGCAGACTCCAACAGTGTGATCAGTGAGCCAGTCACTGATAAAG CTCCACAGGCATCCAGCAAGCCGTCTCCCTCAAAGCGCCTGTGTTCAGGGGAATATGTCCAGCCTGCAGCTGGTGAGGAGAACCAAGAGCCGACGATGATGCGACCTGTGGCTCAGATGGTGTCAGATCCTCCCACAGACAAGAAACCTCCAGTCATGCCAGGCTGCAGACAATCCTCCTCCCTGGAAAGGACTGCTACCCGACCTGATGTTCAGTCTCAGCCAGGGCAGCTGAAAACTGTACAGCCAGAGCCAGAGAAGATGGCCGTCACCACCGCCTCTCATAATCAGAGtgacaaaaagacagagatgGTAGCTGCTAGTCCGGCCCCCCAGAGTTCCAAGGAGAACCTGGTGGAAGATTCAGGTCCATGTGCTGCTGGCATGAAGTCACGTCTACAGAGGCTAGCTGAGCAAAGAAAGTGTTGGGATGGCAATA gCACCTCTGATCCACTTCCAGACTCTACTCCTCTTTCCCTGCTGAAGAGACCAGCAGAAGTCCAACCAGCTGCCGTCCCATCCGTGTCTACAGGAACTCCAGTAGGGAGGAAAGGCAGATTGGCCAATCTCGCTGCCACCATTGGATCCTGGGAAGATGACCTAAGCCATGCTAACATCACCAAAGAGAATACAGAAGAAAAGCCGGGCAAAGCTGTTCCCAAGTCAGCTGTCAGAGATGCCACAGTGGCTGCAAGCCCAAAGCCAAGTGTAGCTAAAGGCTATTCAGCTGCAAGCAGCAAGTCTACATCCAGCTATAATCAG caggATGTGTATTCTCCTGTCAAGCCGAACCGAGTGTTTCCCCCAAGCCCTCAGAAAGATGACGTCCCTGCTGCCAGACCAGTACTCCAGTCAGTGACCAGTCCTCAAAAGAGTTCCAACCAGGGTATGACCTCCATGTCTAGTCCTCAGAAGAGCTACAACCACGGCATGGCCTTCCCGTCCAGTCCCCAGAAGGCCGGCCCCTCCTCCACAGCATCTGTGCCCTCAAGCCCCCTGAAGAGTCAGGTCCCTTCCAGGGGCCTCAACCTCACTGCCAGCCCCCAAAAGCCAGAGCTCCGTGCCAAGCCTGCCATTGTCGGCCCCTCTGTCCCCCAGGAAAAGACCAATGCTGGAGGTCCTG TTGTAAAATCTTTCCTGGAGCGCTTTGGAGAGAGGTGCCAGGAGCGTAACAACCCGAGTTCTCCAGTAGGGGGCACTATCCAGACCAAGACTCCCACTGTAACTCCTTCAGTCACACCAAACACCAGACTGGTACAGGAGAGACTCAAAGCTGCCCAGGCTGCAAACACAACCACTGCTGATCTCACCCAGAAACAGAGGATG GAGCGCGAATCTGAGCTGGCTAAGATTCGCAGTCGCTTCCAGAAGGGAAACAACATGTGGAAGAACAAAGATGAAGCAACAGAAACCAAGATGAACACAGATATTAAG GTTGTCACACCAGTGGAGAGTGAAGTGGCCCCATGTGAGCCACAGGATGAATTCACACCATCCATCTCTACCAAGACACCAG GTCCTGTGTTGGCGGTCTCACCTCCAGCACTGACATCCAGCCCTCTGAGGATTGGTTATACGGAAGAGAAAGCAACTGATGAAACACCAGAAAATGAGGAGGTGGTCACGGAGATAGAGATGAACGTGGACCAGTCCATCAACTCTGCAGTTATCAATGATCTGTTTGATGGAGTTCTGGAGCAGAGTGAGGACGACGAGGACGACGAAGAAGACGCTTTGAATATCTCCTCCATGTCCCTCCTCACCCCACTGGCAGAGACGGTGGCTGCCGTGGTGAGGAGTCCAGAGAGGAAAATGATG ACGTCAACTCCAGCCAGTTCATTCATTGTGAAGTCTCCAGAGAGTGACTCCAAACCTAGCAAGTTTCAGAGGGCTAATATACGGCCTGGCTCCTCAGATAGTGTGGAGGCCCCAGATGAAGACCACAAACTACCATATAG cATCAGTGCGTACAGGTCCACCAGAgtaaaggagacagagagaccaCATATGAAGCAGGTCATTGTGAGAAAAGAGGATGTTTCTCACAGAGCAGAAGAACCCAGAGGTTCTGCTCCCTTCAGtgtcaaacagaaaataaag ATTTTGACGAATGAGATGAACCTGCAGCAGACAGTTATTCATCAGGCCAGTCAAGCACTCAACTGCTGCACAGATGAGGAGCACGGAAAAGGATCCCAGGTGGAGGCTGAGGCAGAGAGGCTGGTGCTGGTGGCAA tggagaggagggaagCGCTGAAGACAGAGCTGGACCGTCTGAAAGGAGGTGCAGCGGGGCAGAAAAAGACTCCTGCGGCCCCAGAATCCACCAACATGTCTGCCTCCAGAGGCTCCATCACCCTGCAGGAATTGCGTCTGCCTCTTAAGGCAGACTTTGTTTGCTCCATTGCCAACAAGCCAG AGTCAACCAAACATTCCTTCTTCATCATGATTCGGGCTGGAGCCGAGAACAATGTGGCCACTCCGTTGGCCAGCACACATCGTGGCCTCAGTGGAGACACCCTCACCTTCCCTACAAAGTTCACCAT ATCTGATGTCTCCAGTGACTTTGTCATTGATATTCAGGTCTATTGCCTA GTGCAGAAACGTGACGTCTGCagtgacaagaagaagaaacccAGCAAATCAAAG GCTATCACTCCAAAGAGACTCCTCGGCATCACG AAAAGTGTGCAGACACCAG TTTTGGCAAGTCCCGGAGGCCCCAACGCTGTTCGCACCAGTAACTTCGTCCTCGTTGGGTCACACAAGCTCACTCTGTCGTCAATTGGAAAAATCAAATTTCCTTTGGAGAAG ATCAAATATGAAGGATGTGAAAGAGAACTACTCAGTGACATGTTTCATACCAAG gTGCCGTTCTTGTGCCCCCTGGAGGGCCACATCTACCTCAAGATGCAGTGTGAAGTTGGCTCaaaggtggaggagaggggctTCCTG ACAATGTTTGAAGATGTTAGTGGATTTGGAGCCTGGCACAGGAGGTGGTGTGTCCTATCAGGATACTACATCTCCTACTGGACCTACCCAGATGATGAAAAGTGCAAG AATCCGATTGGTCGTATCAACCTGGCTAACTGCACAAGTAAGAGAGTAGAACCAGTCAACAGGGAGTTTTGTGCCAGACCAAACACGTTTGAGCTCATCACAGTCAGACCACAGAAAGAAGATGACAAAGAGACACTTGTCAGTCAGTGCAAGAATACCATGTGTGTCACCAC AAACTGGCTGAGTGCTGACACCAAGGACGAGAGGAATCTGTGGATGAAGAAGCTGAATCAGATTGTGGTGGATCTGCGTATGTGGCAGCCAGACGCCTGTTACAGGCCTCTGTGA
- the anln gene encoding anillin isoform X7, with translation MDPFTEKLLERTRARRENLQKKMADRPNAANRPIVKRPREPLADSNSVISEPVTDKAPQASSKPSPSKRLCSGEYVQPAAGEENQEPTMMRPVAQMVSDPPTDKKPPVMPGCRQSSSLERTATRPDVQSQPGQLKTVQPEPEKMAVTTASHNQSDKKTEMVAASPAPQSSKENLVEDSGPCAAGMKSRLQRLAEQRKCWDGNSTSDPLPDSTPLSLLKRPAEVQPAAVPSVSTGTPVGRKGRLANLAATIGSWEDDLSHANITKENTEEKPGKAVPKSAVRDATVAASPKPSVAKGYSAASSKSTSSYNQDVYSPVKPNRVFPPSPQKDDVPAARPVLQSVTSPQKSSNQGMTSMSSPQKSYNHGMAFPSSPQKAGPSSTASVPSSPLKSQVPSRGLNLTASPQKPELRAKPAIVGPSVPQEKTNAGGPVVKSFLERFGERCQERNNPSSPVGGTIQTKTPTVTPSVTPNTRLVQERLKAAQAANTTTADLTQKQRMERESELAKIRSRFQKGNNMWKNKDEATETKMNTDIKEQVVTPVESEVAPCEPQDEFTPSISTKTPAGPVLAVSPPALTSSPLRIGYTEEKATDETPENEEVVTEIEMNVDQSINSAVINDLFDGVLEQSEDDEDDEEDALNISSMSLLTPLAETVAAVVRSPERKMMTSTPASSFIVKSPESDSKPSKFQRANIRPGSSDSVEAPDEDHKLPYSISAYRSTRVKETERPHMKQVIVRKEDVSHRAEEPRGSAPFSVKQKIKILTNEMNLQQTVIHQASQALNCCTDEEHGKGSQVEAEAERLVLVAMERREALKTELDRLKGGAAGQKKTPAAPESTNMSASRGSITLQELRLPLKADFVCSIANKPESTKHSFFIMIRAGAENNVATPLASTHRGLSGDTLTFPTKFTISDVSSDFVIDIQVYCLVQKRDVCSDKKKKPSKSKAITPKRLLGITKSVQTPVLASPGGPNAVRTSNFVLVGSHKLTLSSIGKIKFPLEKIKYEGCERELLSDMFHTKVPFLCPLEGHIYLKMQCEVGSKVEERGFLTMFEDVSGFGAWHRRWCVLSGYYISYWTYPDDEKCKNPIGRINLANCTSKRVEPVNREFCARPNTFELITVRPQKEDDKETLVSQCKNTMCVTTNWLSADTKDERNLWMKKLNQIVVDLRMWQPDACYRPL, from the exons ATGGATCCTTTTACTGAG AAACTTTTGGAGCGGACTCGGGCTCGCAGAGAAAACCTCCAGAAGAAAATGGCAGATAGACCAAATGCAGCAAACAGACCGATAGTAAAAAGGCCCAGAGAGCCATTAGCAGACTCCAACAGTGTGATCAGTGAGCCAGTCACTGATAAAG CTCCACAGGCATCCAGCAAGCCGTCTCCCTCAAAGCGCCTGTGTTCAGGGGAATATGTCCAGCCTGCAGCTGGTGAGGAGAACCAAGAGCCGACGATGATGCGACCTGTGGCTCAGATGGTGTCAGATCCTCCCACAGACAAGAAACCTCCAGTCATGCCAGGCTGCAGACAATCCTCCTCCCTGGAAAGGACTGCTACCCGACCTGATGTTCAGTCTCAGCCAGGGCAGCTGAAAACTGTACAGCCAGAGCCAGAGAAGATGGCCGTCACCACCGCCTCTCATAATCAGAGtgacaaaaagacagagatgGTAGCTGCTAGTCCGGCCCCCCAGAGTTCCAAGGAGAACCTGGTGGAAGATTCAGGTCCATGTGCTGCTGGCATGAAGTCACGTCTACAGAGGCTAGCTGAGCAAAGAAAGTGTTGGGATGGCAATA gCACCTCTGATCCACTTCCAGACTCTACTCCTCTTTCCCTGCTGAAGAGACCAGCAGAAGTCCAACCAGCTGCCGTCCCATCCGTGTCTACAGGAACTCCAGTAGGGAGGAAAGGCAGATTGGCCAATCTCGCTGCCACCATTGGATCCTGGGAAGATGACCTAAGCCATGCTAACATCACCAAAGAGAATACAGAAGAAAAGCCGGGCAAAGCTGTTCCCAAGTCAGCTGTCAGAGATGCCACAGTGGCTGCAAGCCCAAAGCCAAGTGTAGCTAAAGGCTATTCAGCTGCAAGCAGCAAGTCTACATCCAGCTATAATCAG gATGTGTATTCTCCTGTCAAGCCGAACCGAGTGTTTCCCCCAAGCCCTCAGAAAGATGACGTCCCTGCTGCCAGACCAGTACTCCAGTCAGTGACCAGTCCTCAAAAGAGTTCCAACCAGGGTATGACCTCCATGTCTAGTCCTCAGAAGAGCTACAACCACGGCATGGCCTTCCCGTCCAGTCCCCAGAAGGCCGGCCCCTCCTCCACAGCATCTGTGCCCTCAAGCCCCCTGAAGAGTCAGGTCCCTTCCAGGGGCCTCAACCTCACTGCCAGCCCCCAAAAGCCAGAGCTCCGTGCCAAGCCTGCCATTGTCGGCCCCTCTGTCCCCCAGGAAAAGACCAATGCTGGAGGTCCTG TTGTAAAATCTTTCCTGGAGCGCTTTGGAGAGAGGTGCCAGGAGCGTAACAACCCGAGTTCTCCAGTAGGGGGCACTATCCAGACCAAGACTCCCACTGTAACTCCTTCAGTCACACCAAACACCAGACTGGTACAGGAGAGACTCAAAGCTGCCCAGGCTGCAAACACAACCACTGCTGATCTCACCCAGAAACAGAGGATG GAGCGCGAATCTGAGCTGGCTAAGATTCGCAGTCGCTTCCAGAAGGGAAACAACATGTGGAAGAACAAAGATGAAGCAACAGAAACCAAGATGAACACAGATATTAAG GAACAGGTTGTCACACCAGTGGAGAGTGAAGTGGCCCCATGTGAGCCACAGGATGAATTCACACCATCCATCTCTACCAAGACACCAG CAGGTCCTGTGTTGGCGGTCTCACCTCCAGCACTGACATCCAGCCCTCTGAGGATTGGTTATACGGAAGAGAAAGCAACTGATGAAACACCAGAAAATGAGGAGGTGGTCACGGAGATAGAGATGAACGTGGACCAGTCCATCAACTCTGCAGTTATCAATGATCTGTTTGATGGAGTTCTGGAGCAGAGTGAGGACGACGAGGACGACGAAGAAGACGCTTTGAATATCTCCTCCATGTCCCTCCTCACCCCACTGGCAGAGACGGTGGCTGCCGTGGTGAGGAGTCCAGAGAGGAAAATGATG ACGTCAACTCCAGCCAGTTCATTCATTGTGAAGTCTCCAGAGAGTGACTCCAAACCTAGCAAGTTTCAGAGGGCTAATATACGGCCTGGCTCCTCAGATAGTGTGGAGGCCCCAGATGAAGACCACAAACTACCATATAG cATCAGTGCGTACAGGTCCACCAGAgtaaaggagacagagagaccaCATATGAAGCAGGTCATTGTGAGAAAAGAGGATGTTTCTCACAGAGCAGAAGAACCCAGAGGTTCTGCTCCCTTCAGtgtcaaacagaaaataaag ATTTTGACGAATGAGATGAACCTGCAGCAGACAGTTATTCATCAGGCCAGTCAAGCACTCAACTGCTGCACAGATGAGGAGCACGGAAAAGGATCCCAGGTGGAGGCTGAGGCAGAGAGGCTGGTGCTGGTGGCAA tggagaggagggaagCGCTGAAGACAGAGCTGGACCGTCTGAAAGGAGGTGCAGCGGGGCAGAAAAAGACTCCTGCGGCCCCAGAATCCACCAACATGTCTGCCTCCAGAGGCTCCATCACCCTGCAGGAATTGCGTCTGCCTCTTAAGGCAGACTTTGTTTGCTCCATTGCCAACAAGCCAG AGTCAACCAAACATTCCTTCTTCATCATGATTCGGGCTGGAGCCGAGAACAATGTGGCCACTCCGTTGGCCAGCACACATCGTGGCCTCAGTGGAGACACCCTCACCTTCCCTACAAAGTTCACCAT ATCTGATGTCTCCAGTGACTTTGTCATTGATATTCAGGTCTATTGCCTA GTGCAGAAACGTGACGTCTGCagtgacaagaagaagaaacccAGCAAATCAAAG GCTATCACTCCAAAGAGACTCCTCGGCATCACG AAAAGTGTGCAGACACCAG TTTTGGCAAGTCCCGGAGGCCCCAACGCTGTTCGCACCAGTAACTTCGTCCTCGTTGGGTCACACAAGCTCACTCTGTCGTCAATTGGAAAAATCAAATTTCCTTTGGAGAAG ATCAAATATGAAGGATGTGAAAGAGAACTACTCAGTGACATGTTTCATACCAAG gTGCCGTTCTTGTGCCCCCTGGAGGGCCACATCTACCTCAAGATGCAGTGTGAAGTTGGCTCaaaggtggaggagaggggctTCCTG ACAATGTTTGAAGATGTTAGTGGATTTGGAGCCTGGCACAGGAGGTGGTGTGTCCTATCAGGATACTACATCTCCTACTGGACCTACCCAGATGATGAAAAGTGCAAG AATCCGATTGGTCGTATCAACCTGGCTAACTGCACAAGTAAGAGAGTAGAACCAGTCAACAGGGAGTTTTGTGCCAGACCAAACACGTTTGAGCTCATCACAGTCAGACCACAGAAAGAAGATGACAAAGAGACACTTGTCAGTCAGTGCAAGAATACCATGTGTGTCACCAC AAACTGGCTGAGTGCTGACACCAAGGACGAGAGGAATCTGTGGATGAAGAAGCTGAATCAGATTGTGGTGGATCTGCGTATGTGGCAGCCAGACGCCTGTTACAGGCCTCTGTGA
- the anln gene encoding anillin isoform X11: MDPFTEKLLERTRARRENLQKKMADRPNAANRPIVKRPREPLADSNSVISEPVTDKAPQASSKPSPSKRLCSGEYVQPAAGEENQEPTMMRPVAQMVSDPPTDKKPPVMPGCRQSSSLERTATRPDVQSQPGQLKTVQPEPEKMAVTTASHNQSDKKTEMVAASPAPQSSKENLVEDSGPCAAGMKSRLQRLAEQRKCWDGNSTSDPLPDSTPLSLLKRPAEVQPAAVPSVSTGTPVGRKGRLANLAATIGSWEDDLSHANITKENTEEKPGKAVPKSAVRDATVAASPKPSVAKGYSAASSKSTSSYNQQDVYSPVKPNRVFPPSPQKDDVPAARPVLQSVTSPQKSSNQGMTSMSSPQKSYNHGMAFPSSPQKAGPSSTASVPSSPLKSQVPSRGLNLTASPQKPELRAKPAIVGPSVPQEKTNAGGPVVKSFLERFGERCQERNNPSSPVGGTIQTKTPTVTPSVTPNTRLVQERLKAAQAANTTTADLTQKQRMERESELAKIRSRFQKGNNMWKNKDEATETKMNTDIKEQVVTPVESEVAPCEPQDEFTPSISTKTPGAPTTRTPAAGPVLAVSPPALTSSPLRIGYTEEKATDETPENEEVVTEIEMNVDQSINSAVINDLFDGVLEQSEDDEDDEEDALNISSMSLLTPLAETVAAVVRSPERKMMTSTPASSFIVKSPESDSKPSKFQRANIRPGSSDSVEAPDEDHKLPYSISAYRSTRVKETERPHMKQVIVRKEDVSHRAEEPRGSAPFSVKQKIKILTNEMNLQQTVIHQASQALNCCTDEEHGKGSQVEAEAERLVLVAMERREALKTELDRLKGGAAGQKKTPAAPESTNMSASRGSITLQELRLPLKADFVCSIANKPESTKHSFFIMIRAGAENNVATPLASTHRGLSGDTLTFPTKFTISDVSSDFVIDIQVYCLVQKRDVCSDKKKKPSKSKAITPKRLLGITKSVQTPVLASPGGPNAVRTSNFVLVGSHKLTLSSIGKIKFPLEKVPFLCPLEGHIYLKMQCEVGSKVEERGFLTMFEDVSGFGAWHRRWCVLSGYYISYWTYPDDEKCKNPIGRINLANCTSKRVEPVNREFCARPNTFELITVRPQKEDDKETLVSQCKNTMCVTTNWLSADTKDERNLWMKKLNQIVVDLRMWQPDACYRPL; encoded by the exons ATGGATCCTTTTACTGAG AAACTTTTGGAGCGGACTCGGGCTCGCAGAGAAAACCTCCAGAAGAAAATGGCAGATAGACCAAATGCAGCAAACAGACCGATAGTAAAAAGGCCCAGAGAGCCATTAGCAGACTCCAACAGTGTGATCAGTGAGCCAGTCACTGATAAAG CTCCACAGGCATCCAGCAAGCCGTCTCCCTCAAAGCGCCTGTGTTCAGGGGAATATGTCCAGCCTGCAGCTGGTGAGGAGAACCAAGAGCCGACGATGATGCGACCTGTGGCTCAGATGGTGTCAGATCCTCCCACAGACAAGAAACCTCCAGTCATGCCAGGCTGCAGACAATCCTCCTCCCTGGAAAGGACTGCTACCCGACCTGATGTTCAGTCTCAGCCAGGGCAGCTGAAAACTGTACAGCCAGAGCCAGAGAAGATGGCCGTCACCACCGCCTCTCATAATCAGAGtgacaaaaagacagagatgGTAGCTGCTAGTCCGGCCCCCCAGAGTTCCAAGGAGAACCTGGTGGAAGATTCAGGTCCATGTGCTGCTGGCATGAAGTCACGTCTACAGAGGCTAGCTGAGCAAAGAAAGTGTTGGGATGGCAATA gCACCTCTGATCCACTTCCAGACTCTACTCCTCTTTCCCTGCTGAAGAGACCAGCAGAAGTCCAACCAGCTGCCGTCCCATCCGTGTCTACAGGAACTCCAGTAGGGAGGAAAGGCAGATTGGCCAATCTCGCTGCCACCATTGGATCCTGGGAAGATGACCTAAGCCATGCTAACATCACCAAAGAGAATACAGAAGAAAAGCCGGGCAAAGCTGTTCCCAAGTCAGCTGTCAGAGATGCCACAGTGGCTGCAAGCCCAAAGCCAAGTGTAGCTAAAGGCTATTCAGCTGCAAGCAGCAAGTCTACATCCAGCTATAATCAG caggATGTGTATTCTCCTGTCAAGCCGAACCGAGTGTTTCCCCCAAGCCCTCAGAAAGATGACGTCCCTGCTGCCAGACCAGTACTCCAGTCAGTGACCAGTCCTCAAAAGAGTTCCAACCAGGGTATGACCTCCATGTCTAGTCCTCAGAAGAGCTACAACCACGGCATGGCCTTCCCGTCCAGTCCCCAGAAGGCCGGCCCCTCCTCCACAGCATCTGTGCCCTCAAGCCCCCTGAAGAGTCAGGTCCCTTCCAGGGGCCTCAACCTCACTGCCAGCCCCCAAAAGCCAGAGCTCCGTGCCAAGCCTGCCATTGTCGGCCCCTCTGTCCCCCAGGAAAAGACCAATGCTGGAGGTCCTG TTGTAAAATCTTTCCTGGAGCGCTTTGGAGAGAGGTGCCAGGAGCGTAACAACCCGAGTTCTCCAGTAGGGGGCACTATCCAGACCAAGACTCCCACTGTAACTCCTTCAGTCACACCAAACACCAGACTGGTACAGGAGAGACTCAAAGCTGCCCAGGCTGCAAACACAACCACTGCTGATCTCACCCAGAAACAGAGGATG GAGCGCGAATCTGAGCTGGCTAAGATTCGCAGTCGCTTCCAGAAGGGAAACAACATGTGGAAGAACAAAGATGAAGCAACAGAAACCAAGATGAACACAGATATTAAG GAACAGGTTGTCACACCAGTGGAGAGTGAAGTGGCCCCATGTGAGCCACAGGATGAATTCACACCATCCATCTCTACCAAGACACCAGGTGCGCCCACCACACGCACTCCTGCAG CAGGTCCTGTGTTGGCGGTCTCACCTCCAGCACTGACATCCAGCCCTCTGAGGATTGGTTATACGGAAGAGAAAGCAACTGATGAAACACCAGAAAATGAGGAGGTGGTCACGGAGATAGAGATGAACGTGGACCAGTCCATCAACTCTGCAGTTATCAATGATCTGTTTGATGGAGTTCTGGAGCAGAGTGAGGACGACGAGGACGACGAAGAAGACGCTTTGAATATCTCCTCCATGTCCCTCCTCACCCCACTGGCAGAGACGGTGGCTGCCGTGGTGAGGAGTCCAGAGAGGAAAATGATG ACGTCAACTCCAGCCAGTTCATTCATTGTGAAGTCTCCAGAGAGTGACTCCAAACCTAGCAAGTTTCAGAGGGCTAATATACGGCCTGGCTCCTCAGATAGTGTGGAGGCCCCAGATGAAGACCACAAACTACCATATAG cATCAGTGCGTACAGGTCCACCAGAgtaaaggagacagagagaccaCATATGAAGCAGGTCATTGTGAGAAAAGAGGATGTTTCTCACAGAGCAGAAGAACCCAGAGGTTCTGCTCCCTTCAGtgtcaaacagaaaataaag ATTTTGACGAATGAGATGAACCTGCAGCAGACAGTTATTCATCAGGCCAGTCAAGCACTCAACTGCTGCACAGATGAGGAGCACGGAAAAGGATCCCAGGTGGAGGCTGAGGCAGAGAGGCTGGTGCTGGTGGCAA tggagaggagggaagCGCTGAAGACAGAGCTGGACCGTCTGAAAGGAGGTGCAGCGGGGCAGAAAAAGACTCCTGCGGCCCCAGAATCCACCAACATGTCTGCCTCCAGAGGCTCCATCACCCTGCAGGAATTGCGTCTGCCTCTTAAGGCAGACTTTGTTTGCTCCATTGCCAACAAGCCAG AGTCAACCAAACATTCCTTCTTCATCATGATTCGGGCTGGAGCCGAGAACAATGTGGCCACTCCGTTGGCCAGCACACATCGTGGCCTCAGTGGAGACACCCTCACCTTCCCTACAAAGTTCACCAT ATCTGATGTCTCCAGTGACTTTGTCATTGATATTCAGGTCTATTGCCTA GTGCAGAAACGTGACGTCTGCagtgacaagaagaagaaacccAGCAAATCAAAG GCTATCACTCCAAAGAGACTCCTCGGCATCACG AAAAGTGTGCAGACACCAG TTTTGGCAAGTCCCGGAGGCCCCAACGCTGTTCGCACCAGTAACTTCGTCCTCGTTGGGTCACACAAGCTCACTCTGTCGTCAATTGGAAAAATCAAATTTCCTTTGGAGAAG gTGCCGTTCTTGTGCCCCCTGGAGGGCCACATCTACCTCAAGATGCAGTGTGAAGTTGGCTCaaaggtggaggagaggggctTCCTG ACAATGTTTGAAGATGTTAGTGGATTTGGAGCCTGGCACAGGAGGTGGTGTGTCCTATCAGGATACTACATCTCCTACTGGACCTACCCAGATGATGAAAAGTGCAAG AATCCGATTGGTCGTATCAACCTGGCTAACTGCACAAGTAAGAGAGTAGAACCAGTCAACAGGGAGTTTTGTGCCAGACCAAACACGTTTGAGCTCATCACAGTCAGACCACAGAAAGAAGATGACAAAGAGACACTTGTCAGTCAGTGCAAGAATACCATGTGTGTCACCAC AAACTGGCTGAGTGCTGACACCAAGGACGAGAGGAATCTGTGGATGAAGAAGCTGAATCAGATTGTGGTGGATCTGCGTATGTGGCAGCCAGACGCCTGTTACAGGCCTCTGTGA